CGTTGGGCGAACTTGACGGCTGCGAAAAACAGCACCACCGCCGTCACGCCGGCGATGATGAACCCGGCGATGATGCCGAGCAGAAATTTCTTCATCGACGCCTCCTCCCCGGATCCGCGCGGCAGCGCCCTCTGGCTGTCCGGATCTTCTCTACGCGCCTTCCAGAATCAGATCCACGCGGCGGTTCACTTCCTTCAGATACTCCGCATCGCCTCCGCGCAGCTCCACCGTCGCGTCGCCGCGGTAGCCGATCTCGAGAAACGCCTGATGCACCGCCTTCCAGTCGATCTCGCCCTCGCGCAGGTCGACGAACTCCGGCACGCGCTTCTTCTGCGGCGGATCGCCCGGGATCGTGTACGTGCGCCAGGCGAAGTCTTTCAGGTGCACCTTCACGATGCGCTTGCCCAGCGTGCGGATCCAGTCCTGCGGAAATCCGAACAGCACCATGTTGCCGACGTCGAAATACGCCTTCACCCACGGGCTCTCGAACTGATCCACGTACTGCGCGAACTCCAGCGGGCTGAGCAGGAACTTGTTCCACACTTCTTCCACGCCGATGACAACCTTGTTCTCGCGCGCCAGAGGCAGCAGCTTCCGGATCTGCGCCGTCGAGCGGTCCCATGCCTGCCTGTATCCGACCTCGGCATTCACCACCGCGGGCACCAGCAGCACCGTCTCCGCTCCCCACGCCTTCGCGTTACGGATGCTGGTCTCGATGCCGTGGACGCATTTTTCCACCACGGCCGGGTCGGGACTCGACAGCGGAAATTTCCAGTGGTCGCGGTTCATCACCGAGTGCACCGGCAGACCCGTCTTGCGGCTGGCGGCGAGCACTTCTTCGACCTGCGACTGCTCATCCATGGTGGGGCACTCCACCGACTCGAAGCCGCACTCTTTGGCCAGCGCGAAGCGCTCCTCGACAGTCAGCTTCGACGGAAGCATGCTCCAGTAAATGCCCTTGCGCATGGGCAGCCGCCTGCCGCCGGTCTGTGCGGCGGCCAGCGATGCAGCGGAGGTGGAAACGAATTCTCGGCGGTTCATGGGCGTGCCTTTATCAGTCAGCTTGCCCTGATTGTACACCCCCTCGCCCTGCGCGCTGTTCTGCGGCCGCGCCCTATCATTGAAGGGAATGCCGTGGCTCGACAAACTCGGCGGCGACCCGCAGCTGACCGCATGGGTGGCCGTCGCCGTTCTCGTGGAGGCGGCGCTGTACGCCTCCATGGCGCGGGAGCGATGGAGGCGGAAATGGCAGCCGCGTCTGCTCGTCGCCGCCGCGCCGCTTTCCTGCGCCCTGTATCACGTGGCGCTGCCGCAGAGCAGCCTGAAGAGCGTGCTCTGGCTGGGCGCGATGGCCGCGGTCTTCGTGCTCGCGAGCCCGGCGTTGAGCCGCGCCCGCCACGGCTGGGCCCTTCTGCTGGCGCTCGCCGCCGCGCCCATCCTGTTCAAGGCCTTCCGTCCCCTTTATCCGCCCGCCGGGGAGCTGCGCATGGAGTTCCTCGGGCAGCTGATGTGGATCCGCACCACGCTGCTGACGGTGCTTCGCGATCTTCAGCCGCAAGGCGTCGGTTTCGGCTTCTGGCCGGAGGCGCGGGAGTGGAAGACCGGGCTGCGCTATTTCCTGATGCTCGCGCCCGTGGCGTTTGTGCTGGCCGCCGCCACCGGCTTCGCGCGTCCCGCCTGGCCGGAAGCGGATTGGCCGGTCGTGGCCCTGAACGCCGTTGCCACCTTCTTCGGCATTCTCTGGGTGGTCGCGCTCAGCGAGGAATTTTTCTTCCGCGGCCTGCTGCAGCAGCGCGCCGGCCTGTGGGCTGCGTCCGCGCTGTTCGGACTGGCGCATCTCGGATTCCGCGAGTTTCCCAACTGGCGCTTCGCCATCGTGGCCGCCGTCGCGGGCGTGTTCTACGGGCTGGCGTTCCGCGCGGGCGGCGGCATCCGCGCCTCGATGGTGACCCACGCGCTCACCGTCGTCTTCTGGCGCGCATTCTTCCGCTAGCGTGCGGCCTGCGGCTGCGATGCGAGGAACTCCGACACGCGGTCCAGCGCCTGCTCGAAGTCGCGCAGCAGGTCGCGCCAGTCCTCCACGCCGACCGAGATGCGCACCATCCCGTCCGTGATGCCTGCGATGCGGCGCTCCTCTTCGCTGCAGCCGGCATGCGTCGTCGTCGCCGGATGGCAGACCAGCGTCTCCATCCCGCCCAGCGAGACGGCGTTGTGCGCCAGCCGGATGCTGCGCAGAAACTCGAACGCCGCCGGCTTGCCGCCGTGCAGGTCCAGCGCGATCATCGCGCCAGGATAATCGCACTGCGACAGCCGGATGCGGATCTGCTCGGGATCGTCGAACAGCGTGGGGTAATAGATATGGCGGATCTCGGGCCGTTTCACCAGGCTCTCGGCGATGCGCTGCGCGTTCTTCGACTGCCGGTTCATCCGCAGGCTCACCGTCGGCAGCCGCCCGTCCAGAATCCAGCACTCGTCCGGCTGCAGGATGTTGCCGAACAGCCCCCGCCGCGCGCGGATCGGCTTGTCAAACTTCGGATCCGCCCCGAGCACGACGCCCGCCAGCAGGTCTGAAAAGCCGCCCAGATACTTCGTGGCCGAATACACCACCAGATCCGCGCCCAGCGTCAGCGGATGCTGAAACGCCGGTCCGAGGAACGTGTTGTCGACAATCACCGCGGGCTTCGGATCCAGCGAAGCCGCGGTGAGCGCGGCGCGTTTGATGTCCGTCATCACCATCGTCGGATTGGCCGGCGTTTCGATGAAGACGGCCTTCAGCCCTGGCGTCGAGCGGATCGCTTCGTCGATCTCGGCCGAACGGCCGGCGATGACGGGCACGCAGCGGATGTTCAGCGGTTCGAGCAGATCATGAACCAGGTGCTGCGTGCCGCCGTACAAAGGCACCGTGTACACCATGGCGTCGCCGGGCTTCAGCAGAGCCAGCACCGTCGTCATGATCGCGGCCATGCCCGAATTGAACACGATCGCCCACTCGGCCCCTTCCTCGAGCGGCACGATCTGATCTTCGAGAATCTCCGCGTTCGGATGATTGAATCGCGAGTAGATCAGGTCGGGCTGCTCGCCCGGCTCGAGCTCGGCCTTGCCTGTCAGCAACGCAAAGGCGCGCTCGGCCGCTTCCGGACTCGAAAACACGTACGTGGAACTGCGGAACACGGCTGGCCGTGCGCTGCCGACAGACAGGCGGGGATCGAAACCGCGCGTCAGAACGGCCGTGGAAGGATGGGCCCCGTGCAGGGTTCGGCGGGATGCCATGATGGCGGACCTCCGCGAATCAGTGTACCCTCCCCGGGGCCGTGGCGGAACCTTAGTACCGAAGTCCTGCCCGGGCGCCCGCGCCCTCTGTCCCCAAAGTGGGGCGTCTCAGAGC
This DNA window, taken from Bryobacteraceae bacterium, encodes the following:
- a CDS encoding methionine gamma-lyase, whose translation is MASRRTLHGAHPSTAVLTRGFDPRLSVGSARPAVFRSSTYVFSSPEAAERAFALLTGKAELEPGEQPDLIYSRFNHPNAEILEDQIVPLEEGAEWAIVFNSGMAAIMTTVLALLKPGDAMVYTVPLYGGTQHLVHDLLEPLNIRCVPVIAGRSAEIDEAIRSTPGLKAVFIETPANPTMVMTDIKRAALTAASLDPKPAVIVDNTFLGPAFQHPLTLGADLVVYSATKYLGGFSDLLAGVVLGADPKFDKPIRARRGLFGNILQPDECWILDGRLPTVSLRMNRQSKNAQRIAESLVKRPEIRHIYYPTLFDDPEQIRIRLSQCDYPGAMIALDLHGGKPAAFEFLRSIRLAHNAVSLGGMETLVCHPATTTHAGCSEEERRIAGITDGMVRISVGVEDWRDLLRDFEQALDRVSEFLASQPQAAR
- a CDS encoding CAAX protease family protein: MPWLDKLGGDPQLTAWVAVAVLVEAALYASMARERWRRKWQPRLLVAAAPLSCALYHVALPQSSLKSVLWLGAMAAVFVLASPALSRARHGWALLLALAAAPILFKAFRPLYPPAGELRMEFLGQLMWIRTTLLTVLRDLQPQGVGFGFWPEAREWKTGLRYFLMLAPVAFVLAAATGFARPAWPEADWPVVALNAVATFFGILWVVALSEEFFFRGLLQQRAGLWAASALFGLAHLGFREFPNWRFAIVAAVAGVFYGLAFRAGGGIRASMVTHALTVVFWRAFFR